In the genome of Nocardioides marmoribigeumensis, one region contains:
- the glgC gene encoding glucose-1-phosphate adenylyltransferase, with amino-acid sequence MVRVLSIVLAGGEGKRLMPLTEDRAKPAVPFGGSYRLIDFALSNLVNAGFRHVAVLTQYKSHSLDRHISLTWRLAPMLGQYVAPVPAQQRRGPRWYQGSADAIYQSMNLIRDEQPEYIVVFGADHVYRMDASQMVAAHIESGADVTVAGIRVPRKEAWQFGVIKTGEDGISIDEFLEKPADPPGLVDSPEESFASMGNYVFTAKALVEALERDAADPSSRHDMGGDIIPMMVDDGRAAVYDFKRNEVPGSLPRDRDYWRDVGTIDSYHEAHLDLVSAVPVFNLYNTEWPIFTHHSELPGAKFVSGAAVRDSIVCAGSIVSGASVDASVVGIHGYVADHATVFRSVLLDNVQIGKGAVVRNAIIDKNVVVPDGCLIGVDHDEDRRRGFSVSEGGITVIGKGHVIEK; translated from the coding sequence ATGGTTCGCGTCTTGAGCATCGTGCTGGCCGGAGGCGAGGGGAAGCGGCTGATGCCGCTGACGGAGGACAGGGCCAAACCGGCCGTGCCGTTCGGAGGGTCCTACCGCCTCATCGACTTCGCCCTGTCCAACCTGGTCAACGCAGGGTTCCGCCACGTCGCGGTCCTCACGCAGTACAAGTCGCACTCGCTCGACCGCCACATCTCGCTGACCTGGCGACTCGCCCCGATGCTCGGGCAGTACGTCGCCCCGGTGCCGGCCCAGCAGCGTCGCGGCCCGCGGTGGTACCAGGGCAGCGCCGACGCGATCTACCAGTCGATGAACCTCATCCGCGACGAGCAGCCGGAGTACATCGTCGTCTTCGGTGCCGACCACGTCTATCGCATGGACGCCTCGCAGATGGTCGCCGCGCACATCGAGTCGGGGGCCGACGTGACCGTCGCCGGCATCCGCGTGCCGCGCAAGGAGGCCTGGCAGTTCGGGGTGATCAAGACCGGCGAGGACGGCATCTCGATCGACGAGTTCCTCGAGAAGCCGGCCGACCCACCCGGGCTGGTCGACTCCCCCGAGGAGTCGTTCGCCTCGATGGGCAACTACGTCTTCACCGCCAAGGCGCTGGTCGAGGCGCTCGAGCGGGACGCCGCCGACCCCTCGTCGCGCCACGACATGGGCGGCGACATCATCCCGATGATGGTCGACGACGGCCGCGCCGCGGTCTACGACTTCAAGCGCAACGAGGTGCCCGGCTCGCTGCCGCGCGACCGCGACTACTGGCGCGACGTCGGGACGATCGACAGCTACCACGAGGCGCACCTCGACCTGGTCTCCGCGGTCCCGGTGTTCAACCTCTACAACACCGAGTGGCCGATCTTCACCCACCACAGCGAGCTGCCCGGCGCGAAGTTCGTCTCCGGCGCCGCGGTGCGCGACTCGATCGTCTGCGCGGGCTCGATCGTCTCCGGCGCCTCGGTCGACGCCAGCGTGGTCGGGATCCACGGCTACGTCGCCGACCACGCGACCGTCTTCCGCAGCGTGCTGCTCGACAACGTCCAGATCGGCAAGGGCGCGGTGGTGCGCAACGCGATCATCGACAAGAACGTCGTCGTCCCCGACGGCTGCCTGATCGGGGTCGACCACGACGAGGACCGGCGTCGGGGCTTCAGCGTCTCCGAGGGCGGCATCACCGTCATCGGCAAGGGCCACGTGATCGAGAAGTAG
- the glgA gene encoding glycogen synthase — MRAAILTREFPPDVYGGAGVHVDFLVRELRRLIDVDVHCMGEPREGATAHSEKDPRLAGANAALQVLSTDLEMAAAVSEAEVLHAHTWYAGMAGHLGKLLYDVPLVMTAHSLEPHRPWKAEQLGGGYQVSTWAERTAYENADAVVAVSHQMAADVVDAYPAVDPSRVHVIHNGIDTDFYRPDPDRSVLDRLGVDPDRPYLAFVGRITRQKGVPHLLRAGLHLDPSIQLVLLAGAADTPELKAETDEAIADLRASRDGVFVESTMLPREEVRQVLTGAAVFCCPSVYEPLGIVNLEAMACETAVVASRIGGIPEVVQDGETGLLVDLDPQDPAGFERAFAEAVDAVALDPVRAEAMGTAGRRRAVEQFAWAQIAEQTVALYDSVR; from the coding sequence ATGCGCGCAGCGATCCTGACCCGCGAGTTCCCTCCTGACGTCTACGGCGGAGCCGGTGTCCACGTCGACTTCCTGGTCCGCGAGCTCCGCCGGCTGATCGACGTCGACGTCCACTGCATGGGCGAGCCACGCGAGGGCGCGACCGCCCACTCCGAGAAGGATCCGCGCCTCGCGGGGGCCAACGCGGCCCTGCAGGTGCTCAGCACCGACCTGGAGATGGCGGCGGCCGTGTCGGAGGCCGAGGTCCTCCACGCGCACACGTGGTACGCCGGGATGGCGGGACACCTCGGCAAGCTGCTGTACGACGTCCCGCTGGTCATGACCGCGCACTCCCTCGAGCCGCACCGGCCGTGGAAGGCCGAGCAGCTGGGCGGCGGCTACCAGGTCTCCACCTGGGCCGAGCGGACGGCGTACGAGAACGCCGACGCGGTCGTGGCGGTCAGCCACCAGATGGCGGCCGACGTGGTGGACGCCTACCCGGCCGTCGACCCGTCGAGGGTGCACGTGATCCACAACGGCATCGACACCGACTTCTACCGCCCCGACCCCGACCGCTCCGTGCTCGACCGCCTGGGGGTGGACCCCGACCGCCCCTACCTCGCGTTCGTCGGCCGGATCACCCGCCAGAAGGGGGTCCCGCACCTGCTGCGCGCCGGGCTGCACCTCGACCCGTCGATCCAGCTCGTGCTCCTCGCCGGGGCCGCCGACACCCCGGAGCTCAAGGCCGAGACCGACGAGGCGATCGCGGACCTGCGGGCCTCCCGCGACGGCGTCTTCGTCGAGTCGACGATGCTGCCGCGCGAGGAGGTCCGCCAGGTGCTCACCGGGGCGGCGGTCTTCTGCTGCCCGTCGGTCTACGAGCCGCTCGGCATCGTCAACCTGGAGGCGATGGCCTGCGAGACCGCCGTGGTCGCCTCCCGCATCGGCGGCATCCCCGAGGTGGTGCAGGACGGCGAGACCGGGCTGCTGGTCGACCTCGACCCGCAGGACCCGGCCGGGTTCGAGCGCGCGTTCGCCGAGGCGGTCGACGCGGTGGCGCTCGACCCCGTCCGCGCCGAGGCGATGGGCACCGCCGGACGGCGGCGCGCGGTGGAGCAGTTCGCCTGGGCGCAGATCGCCGAGCAGACGGTCGCTCTTTATGATTCGGTGCGTTAG
- a CDS encoding NAD-dependent epimerase/dehydratase family protein gives MAVAGAGSAVGCCAVPWLQDAGHEVVSLGRSMRSLLDVDRMAGLLSGCDVALHLTPPAPPGFSVAAWSRDWRLHDLTLTLGVQRLLEAARAAGVRRVVAQSASLVYADQGEDWITEGSPVCVTSATEPASEGELAVQEFAAEPCHTGVILRMGQLVGDCHHTEHSLRKAARGKAVAVGEPEGFVHLIHSDDVGPAIEAAMTIGSGVYNVGADPVRRSELADRLAAAVGRDRGAFLGPLRRRLGGDRLEPLQRSLRVSSTSFTHATGWMPRRNSLDATWFELPPRAGALR, from the coding sequence GTGGCCGTCGCCGGCGCCGGCTCCGCAGTGGGGTGCTGTGCGGTCCCGTGGCTGCAGGACGCGGGACACGAGGTGGTCAGCCTCGGGCGCTCGATGCGCAGCCTCCTCGACGTCGACCGCATGGCAGGTCTGCTGAGCGGCTGCGACGTCGCGCTCCACCTCACGCCCCCTGCGCCGCCGGGCTTCTCCGTCGCCGCGTGGAGCCGTGACTGGCGGCTGCACGACCTGACCCTCACCCTCGGCGTCCAGCGGCTGCTCGAGGCCGCCCGGGCTGCCGGCGTACGCCGGGTGGTCGCCCAGAGCGCCTCCCTGGTCTACGCCGACCAGGGCGAGGACTGGATCACCGAGGGCTCGCCGGTCTGCGTGACCTCGGCGACCGAGCCCGCCTCGGAGGGCGAGCTGGCCGTGCAGGAGTTCGCCGCCGAGCCCTGCCACACCGGCGTCATCCTCCGGATGGGCCAGCTGGTCGGCGACTGCCACCACACCGAGCACTCCCTGCGCAAGGCGGCCAGGGGCAAGGCCGTCGCGGTGGGGGAGCCCGAGGGCTTCGTCCACCTGATCCACAGCGACGACGTCGGCCCGGCGATCGAGGCCGCGATGACCATCGGGTCGGGGGTCTACAACGTGGGCGCCGACCCGGTCCGGCGCAGCGAGCTGGCCGACCGGCTGGCCGCGGCGGTCGGCCGTGACCGCGGTGCGTTCCTGGGGCCCCTGCGCCGCCGTCTGGGCGGGGACCGCCTCGAGCCGCTGCAGCGGTCGCTGCGGGTGAGCTCGACGAGCTTCACCCACGCGACCGGCTGGATGCCGCGTCGCAACTCCCTCGACGCCACGTGGTTCGAGCTCCCGCCGCGCGCCGGCGCCCTGCGGTGA
- a CDS encoding MscL family protein, giving the protein MSGFKAFLLRGNLVELAVAFIMGGAFATVVTAFTALILGIVAKIAGGNPDFTKWKPGHLPVGAFLTALIAFVILAAVVYFFVVLPYQKAKDRFFPTEVQEEGVSEDIALLTQIRDVLVAQGGTTGGTTGGIPPAGV; this is encoded by the coding sequence ATGAGTGGCTTCAAGGCCTTCCTGCTGCGCGGCAACCTCGTCGAGCTCGCCGTCGCGTTCATCATGGGCGGCGCCTTCGCCACCGTGGTGACCGCCTTCACCGCCCTGATCCTCGGCATCGTCGCCAAGATCGCCGGCGGCAACCCGGACTTCACCAAGTGGAAGCCGGGCCACCTCCCCGTCGGTGCGTTCCTCACGGCGCTGATCGCGTTCGTGATCCTCGCCGCGGTCGTCTACTTCTTCGTGGTCCTGCCCTACCAGAAGGCCAAGGACCGCTTCTTCCCCACCGAGGTCCAGGAGGAGGGCGTCTCGGAGGACATCGCGCTGCTCACCCAGATCCGCGACGTGCTCGTCGCCCAGGGCGGCACCACCGGAGGCACCACCGGCGGCATCCCGCCTGCCGGCGTCTGA
- the cpaB gene encoding Flp pilus assembly protein CpaB, with protein MAPSTPPTTSPTGPLASSSVRRRLHRFVVLRRRWLAAGLACLAVLVGLRGTDPPPPPTRSVVVAARDLPGGGALGAGDLVVRRLPADAVPSGATAVVADLAGRTLAAPVRAGEVLTDRRFVAPSLVAGYPGLVAVPVRVAEAGVLRLLRPGDSVDVLAAPVQGAGRAWVVAPDAQVVTVPDEDTGRASSVEAVGGGLVVLAVPPEQVESLVAAAGSRLLTVTWSG; from the coding sequence ATGGCCCCCTCCACCCCGCCCACGACGTCGCCCACCGGGCCGCTCGCCTCGTCCTCGGTCCGCCGTCGGCTGCACCGCTTCGTGGTGCTGCGCCGCCGGTGGCTCGCCGCGGGCCTCGCCTGCCTCGCGGTGCTGGTGGGCCTCCGCGGGACCGATCCCCCACCTCCCCCGACCAGGTCCGTCGTCGTCGCGGCCCGTGACCTGCCCGGTGGCGGCGCGCTCGGGGCCGGGGACCTCGTCGTACGCCGGCTCCCGGCGGACGCCGTGCCGTCCGGCGCCACGGCGGTCGTCGCCGACCTGGCCGGACGCACCCTCGCCGCCCCCGTCCGCGCCGGCGAGGTGCTCACCGACCGGCGGTTCGTCGCCCCGTCGCTGGTGGCGGGCTACCCCGGGCTCGTCGCGGTCCCGGTGCGGGTCGCCGAGGCGGGCGTCCTGAGACTGCTCCGCCCGGGCGACAGCGTCGACGTGCTCGCCGCGCCCGTCCAGGGCGCGGGCCGGGCCTGGGTCGTCGCGCCCGACGCGCAGGTCGTCACCGTCCCCGACGAGGACACCGGGCGGGCCTCCTCGGTGGAGGCGGTGGGCGGGGGCCTGGTGGTCCTGGCCGTCCCACCCGAGCAGGTGGAGAGCCTGGTGGCGGCGGCCGGGTCGCGGCTGCTCACGGTCACCTGGAGTGGCTAG
- a CDS encoding FmdB family zinc ribbon protein, whose protein sequence is MPTYQYSCTECGHFFEQVQSFTEDSLTVCPECQGRLRKVFNAVGVVFKGSGFYRTDSRGSSSATEPSTGGTTTASGSTTGGSSGSSEKSSTTGTPSGSGSGSGSGSSGGSTAGAGVG, encoded by the coding sequence GTGCCCACCTACCAGTACTCCTGCACCGAGTGCGGTCACTTCTTCGAGCAGGTGCAGAGCTTCACCGAGGACTCGTTGACCGTGTGCCCGGAGTGCCAGGGCCGGCTCCGCAAGGTCTTCAACGCCGTCGGCGTGGTCTTCAAGGGCTCCGGCTTCTACCGCACCGACAGCCGCGGCAGCAGCTCCGCCACCGAGCCGAGCACGGGCGGCACGACCACCGCCTCCGGCTCCACCACCGGTGGCTCCTCCGGCTCGAGCGAGAAGAGCAGCACGACGGGCACGCCGTCGGGCTCGGGTTCGGGCTCGGGTTCGGGCTCCTCCGGCGGGTCGACCGCCGGCGCCGGCGTCGGCTGA
- a CDS encoding penicillin acylase family protein, whose protein sequence is MSPDEARPSPLPRRTWLGRPRWVRWSAYASLAVALLLVAGSVSAVRAVRASFPQTTGTLDLPGLDHEVRVLRDDAGVPQVYASTPHDLFLAQGFVQAQDRFYEMDVRRHLTAGRLSELFGSRTLDADKVVRALGWRRVAEREVAQLDRDTQAHLAAFSDGVNAYLADRSPGDIALEYTLLSLGGLDYSPEAWTPADSVSWLKAMAWDLRGDMQDEVDRALMSTRLDPAEIDELYPDYPYDRHATAIPGRAAGRPAPATTAGRVPALAALVRVRDALDHLPVAVGAGAEIGSNAWAVDGTHSATGEPLLANDPHLTTSLPGVWYQMGLHCEPYGDACPYDVSGFTFAGFPGVVIGHNRDIAWGMSNLRPDTTDLYLEGVDGDRYRRGARWVPFARRTETIRVAGEDAYTFTVRSTVHGPVLSDVGQTYATVGANAPDGGFGRPGSTAPDGPYAVSLAWTALRPSRTAASILALDRATDWESFREALRGFAAPAQNVVYADRAGHIGLQVAGRLPMRPRDVSGADAKPGWLPRLDWSRRTVPFDDLPSELDPADGLVVSANQPPLTPPTLPGLVTTNGYGYRSQRIRDVLEDLGTGGKVTADDLRALQLDSRNDFAAVLVPYLLRVGVGGPYYSAGPRLLEHWDHTQPRRSPAAAYYNAVWRQLLLLTFGDQLPASVPINGGERWFEVVRSILDQPRSHWWDDVRTDVVEDRDTVLREAMRAARDELTRLQSRRAARWTWGHQHRLELRDQTLGEWGNGLVRRLLDRGGWHVGGGPGTVDATGWDVREGFTVTAAPSMRMVVSLADLDDSSWVNLTGASGHAFSAHYTDQTDLWAAGRTRPWPFTPPAVRAAAEDVLVLRPARRD, encoded by the coding sequence GTGAGCCCGGACGAGGCACGACCCTCGCCCCTTCCTCGTCGCACGTGGCTCGGCCGTCCGCGCTGGGTGCGCTGGTCGGCGTACGCCTCCCTCGCGGTGGCGCTGCTCCTGGTCGCCGGCAGCGTCTCGGCGGTGCGGGCGGTCCGCGCCTCGTTCCCGCAGACCACGGGGACCCTCGACCTGCCCGGCCTCGACCACGAGGTCCGCGTGCTGCGCGACGACGCCGGCGTCCCGCAGGTCTACGCCTCCACGCCGCACGACCTGTTCCTCGCGCAGGGGTTCGTGCAGGCGCAGGACCGGTTCTACGAGATGGACGTCCGGCGCCACCTCACGGCCGGCCGGCTCTCGGAGCTGTTCGGCTCCAGGACGCTCGACGCCGACAAGGTCGTGCGGGCCCTGGGGTGGCGGCGCGTCGCGGAGCGCGAGGTGGCCCAGCTCGACCGCGACACGCAGGCCCACCTCGCGGCGTTCAGCGACGGCGTCAACGCCTACCTCGCCGACCGCTCACCGGGCGACATCGCCCTGGAGTACACCCTGCTGTCCCTGGGTGGCCTCGACTACTCGCCGGAGGCGTGGACCCCCGCCGACTCCGTCTCGTGGCTCAAGGCGATGGCCTGGGACCTGCGCGGTGACATGCAGGACGAGGTCGACCGGGCGCTCATGTCGACCCGGCTCGACCCGGCTGAGATCGACGAGCTCTACCCCGACTACCCCTACGACCGCCACGCCACGGCCATCCCGGGACGCGCGGCGGGCCGCCCGGCTCCGGCCACGACGGCCGGACGCGTCCCGGCCCTGGCCGCGCTCGTCCGCGTCCGGGACGCGCTCGACCACCTGCCCGTGGCGGTGGGTGCCGGCGCGGAGATCGGTAGCAACGCCTGGGCGGTCGACGGGACCCACTCCGCCACCGGCGAGCCGCTGCTGGCCAACGACCCGCACCTGACCACCAGCCTGCCCGGTGTCTGGTACCAGATGGGGCTGCACTGCGAGCCCTACGGCGACGCCTGCCCGTACGACGTCAGCGGGTTCACCTTCGCGGGGTTCCCGGGCGTGGTGATCGGCCACAACCGCGACATCGCCTGGGGGATGAGCAACCTGCGGCCCGACACCACCGACCTCTACCTCGAGGGCGTGGACGGCGACCGCTACCGCCGCGGGGCGCGGTGGGTCCCCTTCGCCCGCCGCACCGAGACGATCCGGGTGGCGGGGGAGGACGCCTACACCTTCACCGTCCGGTCGACGGTCCACGGCCCCGTCCTCTCCGACGTCGGCCAGACCTACGCGACGGTCGGCGCCAACGCGCCCGACGGGGGCTTCGGCAGGCCGGGGTCCACCGCCCCCGACGGCCCCTACGCGGTCTCGCTCGCCTGGACCGCACTCCGGCCGTCCCGCACCGCCGCCTCGATCCTCGCCCTCGACCGGGCCACCGACTGGGAGTCCTTCCGCGAGGCACTGCGCGGGTTCGCGGCTCCGGCGCAGAACGTCGTCTACGCCGACCGCGCGGGCCACATCGGCCTCCAGGTCGCCGGGCGGCTCCCGATGCGCCCGCGGGACGTCTCCGGTGCGGACGCCAAGCCCGGCTGGCTGCCGCGACTGGACTGGTCGCGTCGCACGGTCCCGTTCGACGACCTGCCCTCCGAGCTCGACCCGGCCGACGGCCTCGTGGTCTCGGCCAACCAGCCACCGCTGACGCCCCCGACGCTGCCCGGGCTGGTCACCACCAACGGCTACGGCTACCGCAGCCAGCGCATCCGCGACGTGCTCGAGGACCTCGGCACGGGGGGCAAGGTCACCGCCGACGACCTGCGCGCGCTCCAGCTCGACTCCCGCAACGACTTCGCCGCGGTGCTCGTGCCCTACCTGCTGCGCGTCGGGGTGGGCGGCCCTTACTACTCCGCCGGCCCCAGGCTGCTCGAGCACTGGGACCACACCCAGCCGCGACGGTCGCCGGCCGCCGCCTACTACAACGCGGTGTGGAGGCAGCTGCTGCTGCTCACCTTCGGCGACCAGCTCCCGGCGTCGGTGCCGATCAACGGCGGCGAGCGGTGGTTCGAGGTGGTGCGCTCGATCCTCGACCAGCCGCGCAGCCACTGGTGGGACGACGTCCGCACCGACGTGGTGGAGGACCGTGACACGGTGCTCCGCGAGGCGATGCGCGCCGCCCGAGACGAGCTCACCCGGCTGCAGTCGCGGCGGGCCGCGCGCTGGACCTGGGGCCACCAGCACCGTCTCGAGCTGCGCGACCAGACCCTCGGCGAGTGGGGCAACGGGCTGGTCCGGCGCCTGCTCGACCGCGGTGGGTGGCACGTCGGGGGCGGTCCCGGGACCGTCGACGCGACCGGGTGGGACGTGCGCGAGGGCTTCACGGTCACCGCGGCCCCGTCGATGCGGATGGTGGTCTCCCTGGCCGACCTCGACGACTCCTCGTGGGTCAACCTGACCGGTGCCAGCGGTCACGCGTTCTCCGCGCACTACACCGACCAGACCGACCTGTGGGCCGCCGGGCGCACCCGCCCGTGGCCGTTCACCCCCCCTGCGGTCCGGGCCGCCGCCGAGGACGTGCTGGTGCTCAGGCCCGCCCGCAGGGACTGA
- a CDS encoding 5-formyltetrahydrofolate cyclo-ligase produces the protein MALEHGAAAAKTALRDQILTARGRRSLLQQREDAEAIASHLLACTPVRRAATVAAYVSVGREPGTGPLIDGLRAAGKRVVVPVLLGDNDLDWAEYTGPDDLVSGGRGTLQPATRRLGPESIGTADVVLTPGLAVSTEGHRLGRGGGSYDRALGRVPVGTFTCTLLYDGEWPLEVPVDPHDRRVTAVATPGGVSPCGRA, from the coding sequence GTGGCACTCGAGCACGGCGCCGCGGCCGCCAAGACGGCGCTGCGCGACCAGATCCTGACCGCCCGCGGGCGCCGCTCGCTGCTGCAGCAGCGCGAGGACGCCGAGGCGATCGCGAGCCACCTCCTGGCCTGCACCCCCGTGCGCCGGGCCGCCACCGTCGCGGCCTACGTCTCCGTCGGGCGCGAGCCCGGGACCGGCCCCCTGATCGACGGCCTCCGGGCGGCCGGCAAGCGCGTCGTGGTGCCGGTGCTGCTCGGCGACAACGACCTCGACTGGGCCGAGTACACCGGCCCGGACGACCTGGTCAGCGGCGGGCGCGGGACGCTCCAGCCGGCGACCCGCCGGCTCGGCCCGGAGAGCATCGGCACCGCCGACGTCGTCCTCACCCCCGGCCTCGCGGTCTCCACCGAGGGCCACCGGCTGGGGCGCGGAGGCGGCTCCTACGACCGAGCGCTGGGCCGGGTGCCGGTCGGCACCTTCACCTGCACCCTGCTGTACGACGGGGAGTGGCCGCTCGAGGTGCCCGTCGACCCGCACGACCGGCGGGTCACCGCCGTGGCGACTCCGGGCGGGGTCAGTCCCTGCGGGCGGGCCTGA
- a CDS encoding UTP--glucose-1-phosphate uridylyltransferase produces MSDEGLEQARAKMQAEGVDDTAIEVFAHYYRLVESGESGMVPEDTIEPVEMDSLADVEVPEDEAARALAGTVVIKLNGGLGTSMGMDRAKSLLEVRDGLSFLDITARQVISLRERYDVRLPLLLMDSFRTSDDTLAALAQYDGLETPDLPLDFLQSKEPKLRSDDLTPVEWEADPSLEWCPPGHGDLYPSLRSSGLLQRMLDAGYERVFVANADNLGAVADPRVAGWFAQSGAPFAIEAVRRTPSDRKGGHFARRKEDGRIVLRETAQTLPEDQEALQDLSRHKYCSTNNLWFDLRAMVDLLDERDGVLGLAMIKNTKTVDPSDADSPEVIQIETAMGAAIEVFEGAVTIEVGRDRFVPVKTTDDLLVLRSDCYELDEHHVLQQVPETIPFVDLAPSYKLVEGFERLVEEVPSLKDASSLRVEGEWAFGPGVRVVGDATLPAEGGRVEDTVLGDAGDPGDSADEG; encoded by the coding sequence ATGAGCGACGAGGGGCTGGAGCAGGCGCGGGCCAAGATGCAGGCCGAAGGAGTCGACGACACCGCGATCGAGGTGTTCGCCCACTACTACCGCCTGGTCGAGAGCGGCGAGTCCGGCATGGTGCCCGAGGACACGATCGAGCCGGTCGAGATGGACTCCCTGGCCGACGTCGAGGTGCCCGAGGACGAGGCCGCCCGCGCGCTGGCCGGCACGGTCGTGATCAAGCTCAACGGCGGTCTCGGCACCTCGATGGGCATGGACCGCGCCAAGTCGCTGCTCGAGGTGCGCGACGGGTTGTCCTTCCTCGACATCACCGCGCGCCAGGTGATCTCGCTCCGGGAGAGGTACGACGTCCGCCTGCCGCTGCTGCTGATGGACAGCTTCCGCACCAGTGACGACACCCTCGCCGCCCTGGCGCAGTACGACGGCCTGGAGACACCCGACCTGCCGCTGGACTTCCTGCAGAGCAAGGAGCCCAAGCTCCGCTCCGACGACCTGACACCGGTCGAGTGGGAGGCCGACCCGTCGCTCGAGTGGTGCCCGCCCGGGCACGGCGACCTCTACCCGTCGCTCCGGTCGAGCGGCCTCCTGCAGCGCATGCTCGACGCGGGCTACGAGCGCGTGTTCGTGGCCAACGCCGACAACCTGGGCGCGGTCGCGGATCCTCGCGTCGCGGGCTGGTTCGCGCAGAGCGGTGCGCCCTTCGCCATCGAGGCCGTACGACGGACGCCGAGCGACCGCAAGGGCGGTCACTTCGCGCGGCGCAAGGAGGACGGCCGCATCGTGCTGCGAGAGACCGCGCAGACGCTGCCCGAGGACCAGGAGGCGCTGCAGGACCTCAGCCGCCACAAATATTGTTCGACCAACAACTTGTGGTTCGACCTCCGCGCGATGGTCGACCTGCTCGACGAGCGCGACGGCGTGCTCGGCCTGGCGATGATCAAGAACACCAAGACCGTCGACCCCTCTGACGCCGACAGCCCCGAGGTGATCCAGATCGAGACCGCGATGGGCGCGGCGATCGAGGTGTTCGAGGGCGCGGTGACGATCGAGGTCGGACGCGACCGGTTCGTGCCGGTCAAGACGACCGACGACCTGCTGGTGCTGCGCAGCGACTGCTACGAGCTCGACGAGCACCACGTGCTGCAGCAGGTGCCCGAGACGATCCCCTTCGTCGACCTCGCCCCGTCCTACAAGCTGGTCGAGGGCTTCGAGCGGCTGGTCGAGGAGGTGCCCTCGCTCAAGGACGCGAGCAGCCTCCGGGTCGAGGGGGAGTGGGCGTTCGGGCCGGGGGTCCGCGTGGTCGGGGACGCGACCCTCCCCGCGGAGGGCGGGCGCGTGGAGGACACGGTCCTCGGAGATGCCGGGGACCCCGGGGACTCCGCGGACGAGGGCTAG